The Chitinophagales bacterium genome contains a region encoding:
- the proC gene encoding pyrroline-5-carboxylate reductase, translating into METKLAIIGAGNLGTSFVKGLLQSENYLPANFFLTRRNVLKLNPFEALGCEISSNNLAAIKTADIIVLAVLPQKINEVLDEISKELKSDQLLISLVSGVKISHIQERIGNDIPVIRAMPNTAIAIRESMTCLCTVPAFESKMVIAIDLFEMLGETVVINEEQMTSATALCACGIAFFLRAIRAASQGGNEIDFHASEALKMAAQTAKGAASLLIANNSHPEDEIDKVTSPKGCTIAGLNEMEHNGFSSAFIKGIKVSATQAAELYNNKS; encoded by the coding sequence ATGGAGACTAAATTAGCAATAATAGGAGCCGGAAATTTGGGGACATCTTTTGTAAAAGGATTACTGCAAAGTGAAAATTACCTTCCGGCAAATTTCTTTTTAACAAGAAGAAATGTGCTGAAATTAAACCCTTTTGAAGCATTAGGCTGCGAAATAAGCAGCAATAATTTAGCAGCAATTAAAACTGCTGATATTATTGTATTAGCAGTTTTGCCGCAAAAAATAAATGAAGTGCTCGATGAAATTTCTAAAGAGCTAAAGAGTGATCAATTGCTGATTTCACTGGTTTCGGGTGTCAAGATTAGCCACATTCAGGAGCGTATAGGAAATGATATACCTGTAATAAGAGCAATGCCAAATACGGCAATTGCTATTCGTGAATCAATGACCTGTTTGTGCACTGTACCTGCATTTGAATCTAAAATGGTTATCGCTATTGATCTTTTTGAAATGCTGGGAGAAACTGTGGTGATAAATGAGGAGCAAATGACTTCTGCAACAGCCTTATGTGCTTGTGGCATTGCTTTCTTTCTAAGAGCAATTCGAGCAGCCTCCCAGGGTGGTAATGAAATAGATTTCCATGCAAGTGAAGCATTGAAAATGGCCGCACAAACTGCAAAGGGCGCAGCAAGTTTGCTGATTGCCAATAATTCACATCCCGAAGATGAAATCGATAAAGTGACATCCCCTAAAGGTTGCACAATTGCAGGGTTAAATGAAATGGAGCACAATGGATTCAGTTCGGCTTTTATCAAAGGCATTAAAGTTTCAGCCACTCAAGCTGCAGAACTCTACAATAACAAAAGCTGA
- a CDS encoding site-specific recombinase, whose protein sequence is MEHILRNIASQQESNDPELLAALIDQIRPKDPKNILRAEKRIEELIHLLNRHPDLQNALFCYINNIVLQTSYTRLYSQSGILSSEGFFSEAFSKMGHFVLPSEFNPLELRDILAKIFHRKSDYVWISELPNHSIELLMQSIFSADKTQSELLLKHFRKGLIKSAKVLTYQITGTGLHSLIMDRFQTGKGQDSPFFNLNREIITILETLENKEMEGISSDAYKEIVRRISSCEGIIYAIREEQRIKGADLALTYLLQSLYQRVNRVRALLKLLFVFRQDEMATHVIDLYKELIKSECQKHSLKDFITKNIGFLAYQITEHAGKTGDHYITHNRKEYWKMLRSSMGGGLIVGFLSCFKVGLYYLKLAPFWEAFAYSMNYSLGFIGIHMTHSTLATKQPAMTATKIASSLDVEGSVSDALRNLSALIVKVFRSQFVAFMGNILIAFPVAFALSWLFFMVFDGHIAGTVKAEKLISELHPWKSLSLFHAGIAGVCLFLSGIISGYYDNAVVFRKIPLRLRQHPFLIKTIPTPVLQKLSYYVENNMGSLAGNFFLGIFLGSMGTLGFILGLPIDIRHITFASGNFGLAMASLGSSVDWQTILITVVGILGIGVMNFVVSFGLAIFVAIESRGVAFTKTTLLINYLLRSFWRKPLEFFFPPAEKIETVEKAEGE, encoded by the coding sequence TTGGAACATATTTTAAGAAATATAGCAAGTCAGCAGGAATCTAATGATCCCGAATTGCTTGCTGCACTTATTGATCAAATTCGTCCGAAAGATCCTAAGAACATTTTAAGGGCGGAAAAACGCATTGAGGAATTGATCCATTTGCTCAATCGACATCCTGATCTTCAGAATGCCTTGTTTTGCTATATCAATAATATTGTTCTTCAAACTTCCTATACCCGGCTTTATTCCCAATCTGGAATTCTTTCAAGCGAAGGCTTTTTTTCAGAGGCTTTTAGTAAGATGGGGCATTTTGTTTTGCCCTCGGAATTTAATCCGCTTGAATTGCGCGATATTTTGGCTAAAATTTTTCACAGGAAGAGTGATTATGTATGGATTTCTGAATTGCCGAATCACTCTATTGAACTTTTAATGCAAAGCATTTTTTCGGCAGATAAAACGCAGTCGGAATTGTTGTTGAAGCATTTTAGAAAAGGCCTGATTAAATCCGCCAAAGTGCTGACTTATCAGATTACCGGAACGGGGCTTCATTCACTGATCATGGATCGTTTTCAGACAGGCAAGGGTCAGGACTCCCCGTTTTTTAATTTGAACAGGGAGATCATCACTATTCTTGAAACGCTGGAAAATAAAGAAATGGAAGGCATTTCAAGTGATGCATATAAGGAGATTGTGAGGCGTATCAGCTCCTGTGAAGGCATTATTTATGCCATTCGCGAAGAACAGCGCATTAAAGGAGCAGATCTTGCACTCACATATTTATTGCAAAGCTTGTATCAGCGGGTGAATAGAGTAAGGGCCTTACTCAAATTGCTTTTTGTGTTCAGGCAGGATGAAATGGCTACGCATGTTATTGATTTGTATAAGGAACTGATTAAGTCCGAATGTCAGAAGCACAGTCTGAAAGATTTTATAACCAAAAATATTGGGTTTTTGGCCTATCAAATTACAGAGCATGCAGGAAAAACAGGAGATCATTACATCACCCATAATAGAAAAGAGTATTGGAAAATGCTGCGTTCTTCTATGGGAGGCGGTTTAATTGTAGGTTTTTTGAGTTGTTTTAAAGTGGGCTTGTATTACCTGAAGCTCGCTCCTTTTTGGGAAGCTTTTGCATACAGTATGAATTATTCGCTGGGCTTTATTGGCATACACATGACACATTCCACCCTTGCGACAAAACAGCCTGCTATGACAGCTACCAAAATTGCTTCATCCCTTGATGTGGAAGGTTCTGTAAGCGATGCTTTGCGCAATTTGTCCGCTCTAATTGTGAAAGTTTTTCGCAGTCAATTTGTTGCTTTTATGGGAAATATACTGATTGCATTTCCGGTGGCTTTTGCATTAAGCTGGTTGTTCTTTATGGTCTTTGACGGCCATATTGCTGGAACAGTAAAGGCAGAAAAGCTGATCAGTGAATTGCATCCCTGGAAAAGTCTTTCTCTTTTTCACGCGGGGATTGCTGGTGTTTGTCTCTTTTTGTCCGGTATAATTTCTGGTTATTACGACAATGCAGTGGTTTTTAGAAAAATACCATTGCGATTAAGACAGCATCCATTTTTAATAAAAACAATACCCACTCCGGTACTTCAAAAGCTGAGTTATTATGTAGAAAATAACATGGGAAGCCTGGCCGGAAATTTTTTCCTTGGCATTTTCCTGGGTTCAATGGGTACTCTGGGTTTTATACTTGGCCTGCCCATAGATATCCGCCACATTACTTTTGCTTCCGGTAATTTTGGCCTGGCTATGGCATCGCTTGGCTCAAGTGTAGATTGGCAGACAATTTTGATAACTGTTGTTGGGATTTTAGGAATAGGAGTTATGAATTTTGTAGTGAGTTTCGGTCTGGCAATTTTTGTGGCAATAGAGTCTCGTGGAGTAGCTTTCACAAAAACAACTTTGCTGATTAATTATTTGCTCAGAAGTTTCTGGCGCAAACCACTGGAATTTTTCTTTCCACCTGCGGAAAAGATAGAAACAGTTGAAAAAGCTGAAGGAGAATAA
- a CDS encoding pyridoxal-phosphate dependent enzyme — protein sequence MKDKRVYNNVVEAIGNTPLIKMNNVTKEIPAEVFAKVEFFNPGNSIKDRIAVKLIEDAEKKGLIKPGGTIVEGTSGNTGMGLALVGIVKGYKCIFTTNDKQSKEKIDILKAVGAEVIVCPTDVEPDDPRSYYSVAQKIADETPNSFYVNQYFNLSNRVAHYETTGPEIWEQTDGKITHLVVGVGTGGTISGTAKYLKEKNPDIKILGIDSYGSALKKYHETGIFDENEVYSYVTEGIGEDIIPDNIDFSVIDHFEKVTDKDGAILARRITKEEGLFCGYSAGSAVAGLLQMKDKFKKGDVVVVVFHDSGSRYVAKIYNDAWMRERQFLDEEDQPLRARDIISGKKQKEVMSVLPNNSVRDVIKLMKDYDLSQLPVMEKNKILGSVTEGKLLNALIENPGKSLSVKDFMGVSFPEVKLNTTDKEISKLINRDNSAVMVRDLVGEFQIITEYDLIQAIAEKV from the coding sequence ATGAAGGACAAACGCGTTTATAATAATGTGGTAGAAGCAATTGGCAATACGCCATTGATTAAAATGAATAATGTAACTAAAGAGATTCCTGCCGAGGTATTTGCCAAGGTTGAGTTTTTCAATCCGGGCAATTCGATCAAAGACCGCATAGCTGTAAAGTTGATTGAAGATGCTGAAAAAAAAGGCCTGATTAAACCCGGTGGTACCATTGTAGAAGGCACCAGCGGAAATACAGGGATGGGACTTGCGCTGGTAGGAATAGTAAAAGGTTACAAATGCATTTTTACCACCAATGACAAGCAATCCAAAGAAAAGATAGATATTTTAAAGGCAGTAGGAGCGGAGGTGATTGTTTGCCCTACTGATGTAGAGCCGGATGATCCACGCTCATATTACTCTGTGGCACAGAAAATTGCCGATGAAACTCCCAATTCTTTTTATGTCAATCAATATTTTAACCTTTCAAATCGTGTGGCACATTACGAAACTACCGGCCCTGAAATCTGGGAACAAACCGATGGGAAAATAACCCACCTGGTGGTTGGCGTAGGAACAGGCGGCACTATTTCAGGTACAGCAAAATATTTAAAAGAGAAAAACCCGGATATCAAAATTCTTGGAATTGATTCCTACGGTTCTGCACTTAAAAAATACCACGAAACAGGCATTTTTGATGAAAATGAAGTTTACTCTTATGTTACAGAAGGTATTGGAGAGGATATTATTCCCGACAATATAGATTTTAGCGTGATAGATCATTTTGAGAAAGTCACTGATAAAGATGGCGCAATACTTGCCAGAAGAATAACAAAAGAAGAAGGTCTGTTTTGTGGATATTCCGCAGGGTCTGCCGTGGCCGGGCTTTTACAAATGAAAGACAAGTTTAAGAAAGGCGATGTAGTAGTGGTGGTTTTTCACGACAGTGGCAGCCGCTATGTTGCTAAAATTTATAATGATGCCTGGATGCGCGAGCGACAATTTCTCGATGAAGAAGACCAGCCATTGCGGGCAAGAGATATTATTTCCGGAAAAAAACAAAAGGAAGTAATGAGTGTACTGCCCAACAACTCGGTGCGCGATGTGATTAAACTGATGAAAGACTACGATTTGTCCCAACTACCGGTTATGGAAAAAAATAAAATTTTAGGTTCTGTTACCGAAGGCAAATTGCTCAATGCCCTTATCGAAAATCCGGGAAAAAGTCTTTCGGTAAAAGATTTTATGGGTGTTTCATTTCCTGAAGTAAAACTCAATACCACCGATAAAGAAATTTCGAAACTCATCAACAGAGACAATTCTGCTGTAATGGTTCGCGATCTTGTTGGTGAATTCCAAATTATCACAGAATACGACCTAATACAGGCTATTGCAGAAAAGGTATAA
- a CDS encoding LysM peptidoglycan-binding domain-containing protein, with translation MQQFLIISCLFFFFLAPLQAQESENKIVIENNEYTLHKVKPGETLFSISKKYGLSVEELKKANRLSESSSIDFDRILIIPLFAALEKEEQQEMQETSTAFFTHKVEQGETLYSIARAYENVSPAQIKLMNDLKSDTLRIGMLLEIPQQIEDIQKETDPSVQFEIAKDSSAQINEKALFKADTTQRTTADSAKTHSFFDQFDKEALLAFRKKFEHIDTLNQSYEVERGVGTWLDAYSNSGREHFFAQHKSAALGSILKVRNLMNNRTVYVKVIGKLPDAERNSGIIIKISEATAQFLNILDEKFLVEIIEKKERS, from the coding sequence ATGCAGCAATTTCTAATCATCTCTTGCTTGTTTTTCTTTTTTCTTGCTCCATTACAGGCTCAAGAAAGTGAAAACAAAATTGTTATTGAGAATAATGAGTACACCCTGCATAAAGTAAAACCGGGAGAAACACTTTTTTCCATTTCAAAAAAATATGGCTTGTCTGTTGAGGAATTGAAAAAAGCCAATCGCCTAAGTGAAAGCAGCAGCATTGATTTTGACCGAATTTTAATCATTCCGCTTTTTGCTGCGCTTGAAAAGGAAGAACAGCAAGAAATGCAGGAAACCAGTACTGCTTTTTTTACACATAAAGTAGAGCAGGGAGAGACTCTATACAGTATTGCAAGAGCTTATGAAAATGTGAGCCCAGCACAGATCAAATTGATGAACGACCTGAAAAGCGACACTCTGCGAATAGGGATGTTATTGGAAATCCCACAACAAATAGAAGATATTCAAAAGGAAACCGACCCTTCTGTGCAATTTGAAATCGCAAAGGATTCATCTGCACAGATCAATGAAAAGGCGCTTTTTAAAGCAGACACTACACAGCGCACAACAGCAGACAGTGCAAAGACACACAGCTTTTTCGATCAGTTTGACAAAGAGGCATTGCTGGCTTTTCGGAAAAAATTTGAACATATTGATACACTAAACCAATCTTATGAAGTGGAAAGAGGTGTCGGTACCTGGCTAGATGCCTATAGCAATAGCGGCAGAGAGCACTTTTTTGCACAGCATAAATCCGCAGCATTGGGAAGTATCCTCAAAGTGCGTAACTTAATGAACAACAGAACTGTTTATGTAAAAGTAATTGGCAAATTGCCAGATGCCGAACGAAATTCGGGCATTATTATTAAAATTTCCGAGGCTACTGCTCAATTTTTAAATATCTTAGACGAAAAGTTTTTAGTAGAAATTATAGAGAAAAAAGAAAGAAGCTGA